From the genome of Streptomyces sp. V2I9:
CGGGGACGCCCGCCAGGTTCCGGCCACGGCGCCGACGGGTGCGCGGCCGATTCCGGGGGCCGGGCGGGGGACGGGGGAAGCCGTCTCCCGTTCGGCGGGACGTCCGGGTAGGTTCGCCCTCATGCACACAGGCCAACTTCTGGGCTCGGGACGCACCGCCGACGTGTACGCACTCGACGGCTCCTGGGTCCTTCGCCGTTACCGGGACCGCGCCGACACCACGGAGGAGCTGGCCGTGATGGCGTACGTGGGCGCCTTCGGGTTCCCCGTACCGCGCATCGGCCCGCCCGCCGAGGGGGCCCGCCCGACGGACCTGGTGCTCCAGCGGCTGAACGGGCCGACCCTGGCCGAGGCGCTGCTGGCGGGGCGGCTGGGGGCGGCCGAGGCGGCGGCACTGCTCGCCCGGCTGCTGCGCGAACTCCACGCGATACCCCCGCGGGTCTCGGCCGATCCGGAGGACTGCGTGCTCCACCTGGACCTGCGCCCGGAGAACGTGGTGCTGACGGAGGCCGGCGCGGTGGTCGTCGACTGGTCCACCGCCGCGGAGGGCCCGCCCGGTCTCGACCGGGCGATGTCGGCGCTGGCGCTGGCGCGGACCGCGCTCGACCCGGCGCACCCGGCCGGGGCCGGCGTACGGCCCCTGCTGGCGGCGCTCCTCACCGAACTGGCCGACGACGGCGGTGCGCCACCCGCGGACCTGGCCCTGGCCCGCACCCGCCAGGAGGCGAACCCGCACCTCACGGAGGCGGAACGGTCCGCCCTGGGCCGGGCGGTGGCCCTGGTCATCAGCTGCACGCCGTAGCGGCCCCTGTCCGCCGCGCCGGGGTTCCCGGCGGCGTCCCGCCCGCCCGGCGTGGACCGGGGCCTCCCGGCGGACCCCGTCGACGCGGCCCCCGCGCCGGAGTTCGCGCGACGTGCACCGGCCGGGTGCCGCGATCCTTGTCCGCCGGACGCTCCTGCCGTGCCCGCCGCCGGGACCACGGCGGCCCCCTCTCAGCGCCGGCCCCGCCTCGCGTCCCGTACCCGCCGCAGCCGGTTCACCGTCACCGGGTCCTCCCGCAGCGCCCGCTCGTCGTCGATCAGCGCGTTCAGCTGCTGGTAGAAGCGGACCGGCGAGATGCCCAGCTCCTCGCGGATCGCCCGCTCCTTGGCGCCGGGCCCCGCCCAGGACCGACGCTCCAGGGCCAGCAGCGCCCGGTCCCGTGCGGACAGCTCACCGGGGCCGGGCGCGGACCGCGCGGCCTCGCCACCGGAGCCCTCGGGGCGCGAGGGCCCGGGGCCGGGGTTCTCCGGCTCGGGGCTCCCGGGCGCGGGATGCTCGGGGGCGCGGCTCTCGGGGCCGGGGTGCTCGGGGCCGGGGGCGGTCATATCGACCAACTTAACGCCCGCCCCCGACACCGCATCCGCGCTCCCGGTCCGGGCGGGCTACTCCGCGGCCTCCGCCTGGGCCGCCTCGGTGGATATCGACCCGAGGACGCTCTCGGGGTTGCTGCCGGGTGCCACCGCGCCGCCGATCTTCTTCTTGATCGTCTCGCTGACCGTGGCCCACGACGTCTTGCCGTAGGGGGTGAGCGTCGAGTTGGGCAGGGCCGCGAGGAACGGGCGCAGCTTCTTGTGCTTGCTGTCGGCCTCCATGGTGGCGGAGGCGCTGCCGGTGACCGGGAGCAGGTCGTACTCGTCGGCGAACTCCAGCACGTTCTCGTCGGAGTAGGCGAAGTCGAAGAACTTGCCGATCGCCTTCCGGTTGCCGTTCTCCTTGAAGCCCATCATCCAGTCGGCGACGCCCATGGAGCCCTCGGTCGGCCCGTCGGGGCCGGGCAGCGGCACCATGCCGACGTCGATGCCCTTGGCCTCGGCCTCGTCCATCAGGGTGGGGTGGCCGTTGAGCATGCCGACCTTGCCGGCGGTGAACGCCTCGAACGCCTTCGCCCGGTCCAGCTTGCCCGGCTCGACCGGACCGGTGAGGCCCCTGCCGACGAGGTTGTCCCGGAGCCAGCGGAACGTGGTGACGTTCTCGGCCGAGTCGATGTCGTACGCGCCGACGTCGTCCGTGTAGCCGCCGCCCCCGCTGAGCAGCCACATCAGGGTCTCGGACTGGGCCTCCTCCTCACCGAGCGGCAGGGCGAAGGGGTAGTCGACCCCCTTCGCCTTGAGCGCGGCGGCGTCACTGCGGATGTCGTCCCAGGTCTCGGGGGCGTCC
Proteins encoded in this window:
- a CDS encoding phosphotransferase; this encodes MHTGQLLGSGRTADVYALDGSWVLRRYRDRADTTEELAVMAYVGAFGFPVPRIGPPAEGARPTDLVLQRLNGPTLAEALLAGRLGAAEAAALLARLLRELHAIPPRVSADPEDCVLHLDLRPENVVLTEAGAVVVDWSTAAEGPPGLDRAMSALALARTALDPAHPAGAGVRPLLAALLTELADDGGAPPADLALARTRQEANPHLTEAERSALGRAVALVISCTP
- a CDS encoding DUF3263 domain-containing protein, which codes for MSARDRALLALERRSWAGPGAKERAIREELGISPVRFYQQLNALIDDERALREDPVTVNRLRRVRDARRGRR
- a CDS encoding extracellular solute-binding protein — its product is MGEAVQRRYTGLTAAVAALGMTAVLAGCGGDSGSGDVTLKLVAADYGTGPENSSEKYWSGVAAGFEKKHPEIKVDVTVLHWKDVGREVAAMVKAGNAPDIAQIGSYADYAKAGKLYSADETLAIRTSANFLPSLAEAGKVDGTQYGLPFVASTRLLFYNKKLFGQAGLDAPETWDDIRSDAAALKAKGVDYPFALPLGEEEAQSETLMWLLSGGGGYTDDVGAYDIDSAENVTTFRWLRDNLVGRGLTGPVEPGKLDRAKAFEAFTAGKVGMLNGHPTLMDEAEAKGIDVGMVPLPGPDGPTEGSMGVADWMMGFKENGNRKAIGKFFDFAYSDENVLEFADEYDLLPVTGSASATMEADSKHKKLRPFLAALPNSTLTPYGKTSWATVSETIKKKIGGAVAPGSNPESVLGSISTEAAQAEAAE